The Nostoc sp. 'Lobaria pulmonaria (5183) cyanobiont' genome window below encodes:
- a CDS encoding Uma2 family endonuclease: MVSQIQPPTQPKVIYPDSDGQPVANNTIQFGWIVEIKQNIDWLFADDPNVFVAGDLFWYPVEGRNKIVNAPDVMVVLGRPKGVGVARRRHRLCYQQWKEQGVAPQIVFEILFPSNTQTEMDKKLLFYDRYGMEEYYIYPDRNNLCGWLRGEDGLDAIPQIEAPLLYSYVSTCDRRLRTPAKAILTMCDKSLPDSVIE, translated from the coding sequence ATGGTATCGCAAATCCAACCGCCGACCCAGCCAAAGGTCATCTATCCAGATAGTGACGGACAACCAGTGGCTAATAATACCATACAGTTTGGCTGGATTGTAGAAATTAAGCAGAATATAGACTGGCTATTTGCTGACGATCCAAATGTATTTGTTGCGGGGGATTTGTTTTGGTATCCAGTAGAGGGACGCAATAAAATTGTTAACGCCCCAGATGTGATGGTGGTATTGGGTAGACCAAAAGGCGTAGGCGTAGCCCGTCGTAGACATCGCCTGTGCTACCAACAATGGAAAGAGCAGGGAGTTGCACCACAAATAGTGTTTGAAATTCTTTTTCCCAGCAACACCCAAACTGAAATGGACAAGAAATTACTGTTCTACGACCGCTATGGGATGGAAGAGTACTACATTTATCCCGATCGAAATAATTTGTGCGGTTGGTTGCGTGGCGAAGACGGTTTAGATGCCATCCCCCAAATAGAGGCTCCGCTACTATATAGCTACGTTTCTACGTGCGATCGCAGGCTCCGTACTCCTGCCAAAGCAATTTTAACTATGTGTGACAAATCCTTGCCTGATAGTGTAATAGAGTGA
- the uvrA gene encoding excinuclease ABC subunit UvrA: MSDQQLAASLNGHLPYPSHNSQNTIRIRGARQHNLKNIDLELPRDRLIVFTGVSGSGKSSLAFDTIFAEGQRRYVESLSAYARQFLGQLDKPDVEAIEGLSPAISIDQKSTSHNPRSTVGTVTEIYDYLRLLFGRAGEPHCPICDRCIAPQTIDEMCDRIMELPDRTRFQILAPVVRGKKGTQRKLLSSLASQGFVRVRVNSEVRDLSDSIELDKNFTHTIEVVIDRLVKKADIQERLVDSLSTCLKQSGGIATILVSLLGDDGQEKEEELVFSENFACPEHGAVMEELSPRLFSFNSPYGACPHCHGIGTLRRFSPDLVVPDPEAPVYAAIAPWSEKDNSYYLELLYSVGQIYGFELQTNWSKLTEEQQQTILYGEKEETTKTDKKQNFKGTIPILQRQYEGGSELIKQKLEQYLIDQPCEVCQGKRLKPEALAVKLGQYGILELTGVSIRDCRERIEQFKLSDRQLQIADLVLREIKARLQFLLDVGLDYLTLDRPAMTLSGGEAQRIRLATQIGSGLTGVLYVLDEPSIGLHQRDNNRLLKTLTKLRDLGNTLIVVEHDEETIRAANYIVDIGPGAGIHGGNIIAQGDFQALLAAEDSLTGAYLSGRRVINTPAERREGNGRSLGIKNAHCNNLRNIDVEIPLGKLVSITGVSGSGKSTLINELLYPSLQHHLTKKVPLPRHLDKIQGLNAIDKAIVIDQSPIGRTPRSNPATYTGIFDAIRDVFSQTVEAKARGYKPGQFSFNVKGGRCEACSGQGVNVIEMNFLPDVYVQCEICKGARYNRETLQVKYKDKSISDVLRMTVEESLDFFQNIPKAIARLQTLFDVGLGYVQLGQPATTLSGGEAQRVKLATELSRRATGKTLYLIDEPTTGLSFYDVHKLLDVLQRLVDKGNSILVIEHNLDVIRCSDWVIDLGPEGGDKGGELIAVGTPEEVAKNPRSYTGQYLQQVLKQYPAMRK, from the coding sequence ATGTCAGACCAACAGCTAGCAGCATCCTTGAATGGACATCTTCCCTACCCCAGCCACAACAGCCAGAATACCATTCGGATTCGGGGTGCAAGGCAGCATAATCTGAAAAATATTGACTTGGAATTGCCACGCGATCGCCTAATCGTATTCACTGGCGTTTCTGGCTCTGGTAAGTCTTCCCTGGCCTTTGACACCATTTTTGCTGAAGGGCAACGTCGCTATGTAGAATCCCTCAGCGCCTACGCACGGCAATTTTTAGGACAACTGGATAAGCCGGATGTGGAAGCGATTGAAGGCTTAAGTCCAGCAATTTCTATTGACCAAAAGTCAACGTCTCATAACCCCCGTTCTACTGTGGGTACAGTGACAGAGATTTACGACTATCTGCGGCTGTTATTTGGTCGGGCTGGCGAACCCCATTGTCCGATATGCGATCGCTGTATTGCACCCCAGACAATCGATGAGATGTGCGATCGCATCATGGAATTACCAGACCGCACTCGTTTCCAAATTCTGGCACCTGTTGTCCGAGGTAAAAAAGGCACACAGCGTAAGCTTTTGTCAAGTCTGGCTTCCCAAGGTTTTGTCCGCGTGCGTGTCAATAGCGAAGTGCGCGATCTGTCAGATTCGATTGAATTGGATAAAAATTTTACCCACACCATTGAAGTGGTAATTGACCGCTTGGTGAAAAAGGCTGATATCCAGGAGCGTTTGGTTGATTCCCTCTCTACCTGTCTCAAGCAATCGGGTGGTATTGCGACCATTCTGGTGAGTCTGCTTGGTGACGACGGACAAGAAAAAGAAGAAGAATTAGTATTTTCCGAAAATTTTGCTTGTCCAGAACATGGCGCAGTAATGGAGGAATTGTCGCCGCGATTGTTCTCGTTTAACTCACCTTATGGTGCTTGTCCGCATTGTCACGGTATCGGGACTTTAAGAAGATTTTCGCCAGATTTGGTAGTTCCTGACCCAGAAGCGCCAGTTTATGCTGCGATCGCGCCTTGGTCAGAAAAAGATAATTCTTATTATTTGGAATTACTCTATAGCGTCGGACAGATTTATGGGTTTGAGTTACAGACAAATTGGAGCAAGCTGACAGAAGAACAGCAGCAGACTATTTTGTATGGAGAAAAAGAAGAAACTACAAAAACAGATAAAAAACAAAATTTTAAAGGTACTATTCCAATTTTGCAACGGCAATATGAAGGTGGTTCTGAGTTAATTAAGCAAAAATTAGAGCAGTATTTGATCGATCAACCGTGTGAAGTTTGTCAGGGAAAACGGTTAAAACCGGAAGCCTTGGCGGTGAAGTTGGGACAATATGGAATTTTAGAATTAACTGGAGTATCAATTCGGGATTGTCGAGAGAGAATTGAGCAATTCAAGTTGAGCGATCGCCAGTTACAAATTGCTGATTTAGTCCTAAGGGAAATCAAAGCTAGATTGCAATTTTTGTTGGATGTCGGTTTAGATTACCTCACCCTCGATCGTCCCGCCATGACCCTTTCTGGTGGCGAAGCCCAACGAATTCGCCTAGCAACGCAAATTGGTTCTGGTTTAACAGGAGTTCTCTATGTTTTAGATGAGCCAAGTATTGGTTTGCATCAACGAGATAATAATAGGTTACTCAAAACTTTAACTAAGTTGCGCGATTTGGGTAATACATTAATTGTCGTCGAACACGATGAAGAAACAATTCGTGCAGCTAACTACATAGTTGATATTGGCCCTGGTGCAGGAATTCACGGCGGAAATATTATTGCCCAAGGTGATTTTCAGGCGTTATTAGCGGCAGAAGATTCTTTGACTGGTGCTTACTTATCAGGAAGGCGAGTAATTAACACGCCAGCAGAACGTCGAGAAGGAAATGGGCGTAGTTTGGGAATTAAAAATGCCCATTGCAACAATTTAAGAAATATAGATGTAGAAATTCCACTAGGTAAACTCGTCTCCATCACTGGTGTGTCTGGTTCTGGTAAATCTACCCTGATTAACGAGTTACTTTACCCATCTTTACAACACCATTTAACTAAGAAAGTTCCCTTACCCAGACATTTGGATAAAATTCAGGGATTAAACGCAATTGATAAAGCGATCGTTATCGATCAATCCCCAATTGGACGCACACCACGTTCTAACCCTGCAACTTACACAGGAATTTTTGATGCCATTCGAGATGTATTTTCCCAAACAGTAGAAGCCAAAGCTAGGGGCTACAAACCCGGACAATTTTCTTTCAACGTTAAAGGTGGCCGTTGCGAAGCTTGTAGCGGACAGGGTGTAAATGTTATTGAAATGAACTTTCTCCCAGATGTTTACGTGCAATGCGAAATTTGTAAAGGTGCAAGATACAACCGCGAAACTTTGCAAGTGAAGTATAAAGATAAGTCTATTTCTGATGTTCTGAGAATGACAGTTGAGGAAAGTTTAGACTTTTTCCAGAATATTCCCAAAGCGATCGCACGTTTGCAAACTTTATTTGATGTTGGGTTGGGTTATGTCCAATTAGGACAACCTGCGACTACTTTATCTGGTGGTGAAGCGCAACGGGTGAAATTGGCAACAGAACTATCTCGACGCGCTACAGGTAAAACACTTTATTTAATCGATGAACCAACAACAGGATTATCTTTTTACGATGTCCATAAATTATTAGATGTGTTGCAACGATTGGTAGATAAAGGCAATTCAATATTAGTAATTGAACACAACTTAGATGTAATTCGTTGTTCTGATTGGGTGATAGATTTAGGACCAGAAGGTGGCGACAAAGGCGGAGAATTAATTGCTGTGGGTACACCAGAGGAAGTAGCAAAAAATCCCAGGTCTTATACTGGGCAATATTTACAGCAGGTATTAAAACAATATCCGGCGATGAGAAAGTAG
- a CDS encoding transposase — MIPRGKLIVVVITAASVSEQAGAKQALSKLNQIRLGVARRRHRMGRLIRIWVDGGYRGQDFTHWVMDVYRWLWSVITRSEEQKGFVVLPKQWLVERTFGWFNWSRRLSKDYEILPETTEAFIYVAMIRLMLKQLA, encoded by the coding sequence TTGATACCAAGGGGAAAGCTTATTGTTGTGGTAATCACAGCTGCTTCGGTAAGTGAGCAAGCGGGCGCAAAACAAGCTCTATCAAAGCTTAATCAAATACGCCTAGGCGTAGCCCGCCGTAGGCATCGCATGGGTAGATTAATTCGGATTTGGGTTGATGGTGGCTATCGCGGTCAAGATTTTACGCACTGGGTGATGGATGTTTATCGCTGGCTGTGGAGCGTTATTACACGCTCTGAAGAACAGAAGGGTTTTGTTGTTCTTCCAAAACAGTGGTTGGTTGAAAGAACTTTTGGTTGGTTCAATTGGTCTCGCCGACTAAGTAAAGACTATGAGATTTTACCTGAAACGACAGAGGCTTTTATTTACGTTGCAATGATTCGTTTAATGTTAAAGCAACTTGCATGA
- a CDS encoding helix-turn-helix domain-containing protein — MTGILPYSDLIRELRQQLDLSQEKFAAKLGVSLRTIYSGYQLRAIQT; from the coding sequence GTGACTGGCATCTTACCATATTCAGATTTAATCCGTGAACTTCGGCAGCAACTCGATCTCTCTCAAGAAAAGTTTGCAGCCAAGTTAGGAGTTTCCCTACGAACAATCTATAGCGGTTATCAGTTGAGGGCAATACAGACCTAA
- a CDS encoding 1-acyl-sn-glycerol-3-phosphate acyltransferase, with product MINQHSENLLNSQLENAPGEGYIFNWFDWFCLWYPSGWLILFNRHWQYYHTDPDGWNWLEYGLFLIPGGFYLALLSRWLRLGFRSPRKEVGEFDSKYQQAFRKEILGPIVKYYFRGELQQVENLPPIGPLIVAMNHAGMCFPWDFLTLGYLLSEAKGWVVQPIANPVLFEHPWVNWWLPPQWSQVLGGVRAELNDFESAIAQGKTLLYAPEGIRGPLKGWRRRYQLEKFDVSFIQLSDRYHIPILPVVCIGSESLHPWAINFTKLQRLVKLPFLPLSPLMFALLLFPSMGVWAMRTRLRYFIGPLQPAGLDNHSKQGRAAAYQQAQQLREKLQLQINQFLGKS from the coding sequence TTGATTAATCAACACTCCGAAAATTTATTAAACAGTCAACTAGAAAATGCACCAGGTGAAGGCTATATATTTAACTGGTTTGATTGGTTTTGTCTTTGGTATCCTTCAGGGTGGCTAATTTTATTCAATCGCCATTGGCAGTACTATCACACAGATCCAGATGGTTGGAATTGGCTAGAGTATGGATTATTTTTAATTCCTGGTGGATTTTATTTAGCGTTGCTGAGTCGCTGGTTGCGTCTGGGTTTTCGTTCACCCCGAAAAGAAGTTGGTGAATTCGATTCCAAATATCAACAAGCTTTTCGCAAAGAAATTCTGGGTCCCATCGTTAAATACTATTTTCGGGGAGAGTTACAACAAGTTGAAAACTTGCCGCCAATAGGGCCATTAATTGTAGCAATGAATCATGCTGGGATGTGTTTTCCTTGGGACTTTTTAACCTTAGGTTATTTATTAAGTGAAGCCAAAGGATGGGTAGTACAACCCATAGCAAATCCAGTATTATTTGAGCATCCTTGGGTGAATTGGTGGCTACCACCTCAATGGTCGCAGGTTTTAGGTGGTGTGCGAGCCGAATTAAATGATTTTGAGTCAGCAATTGCTCAAGGTAAAACTCTCTTATATGCACCCGAAGGTATCCGCGGCCCTTTGAAAGGTTGGAGAAGACGCTATCAACTAGAAAAGTTTGATGTGAGTTTTATTCAGTTGAGCGATCGCTATCATATTCCGATTCTGCCAGTAGTTTGCATCGGTAGTGAATCTCTGCATCCTTGGGCTATTAATTTCACCAAATTGCAACGACTAGTCAAACTACCATTCTTACCTTTGTCGCCTTTGATGTTTGCCTTACTTCTGTTTCCCTCAATGGGAGTTTGGGCAATGAGAACTCGTTTGCGTTACTTTATTGGCCCTTTGCAACCAGCAGGATTGGATAACCACTCAAAGCAAGGGCGTGCAGCAGCCTATCAGCAGGCGCAACAATTACGAGAAAAACTGCAACTTCAAATTAATCAGTTTTTGGGTAAATCTTAA
- a CDS encoding FAD-dependent oxidoreductase: protein MEIKQICVIGAGISGLVTAKTFVEEGYDVTVFEKQKGLGGVWEKSRTYPGLTVAKTEKYQ, encoded by the coding sequence ATGGAAATCAAACAAATTTGCGTGATTGGGGCTGGAATTAGCGGTCTGGTAACAGCTAAAACTTTTGTCGAAGAAGGCTACGATGTTACTGTCTTTGAGAAACAAAAAGGACTTGGTGGTGTTTGGGAAAAATCTCGAACTTACCCAGGATTAACAGTCGCAAAGACTGAAAAATATCAATGA
- the rppA gene encoding two-component system response regulator RppA — protein sequence MRILLVDDEVELTQPLSRLLTREGYAVDAVYDGTSGSELAQAGSYDLLILDWMLPGKTGLEICQELRRQSKTTPVLFLTAKDTLDDRVQGLDAGADDYLVKPFELRELLARVRALLRRSGSQTYETTTGRLTVADLELDSENQVAYRQGRIIELSQKESQLLQYFMEHTGQLLTHAQIMQNLWQESELPSSNVIAALIRLLRRKIEVGKETALIHTVYGKGYRFGASSVESV from the coding sequence ATGAGAATTTTATTAGTTGATGATGAAGTTGAACTAACTCAACCCTTGAGCCGCTTGTTAACTCGTGAGGGTTACGCTGTAGATGCCGTTTATGATGGGACATCTGGCAGCGAACTTGCACAAGCAGGCAGTTATGACCTACTTATTTTAGATTGGATGCTGCCAGGAAAAACGGGTTTAGAGATTTGTCAGGAATTGCGACGCCAAAGCAAAACCACTCCCGTTCTGTTTCTCACAGCTAAAGATACTCTAGATGACCGCGTACAAGGTTTAGATGCTGGTGCTGATGACTATTTGGTTAAACCTTTTGAACTGCGGGAGTTACTAGCGAGAGTCCGTGCTTTATTGCGTCGTTCCGGTTCCCAAACCTATGAAACCACCACTGGACGTTTAACCGTTGCTGATTTAGAACTCGATAGTGAAAATCAAGTAGCCTATCGCCAAGGACGAATAATTGAGTTATCGCAAAAAGAAAGTCAGTTGTTGCAATACTTTATGGAACATACTGGACAACTTCTGACTCATGCCCAGATTATGCAAAATTTGTGGCAAGAGTCAGAACTACCCAGTAGTAATGTAATTGCGGCATTAATTCGTTTGTTGCGGCGTAAGATTGAGGTAGGTAAAGAAACTGCACTGATTCACACAGTCTACGGTAAAGGCTATCGTTTCGGTGCTTCTTCAGTGGAGTCAGTTTAG
- the hisG gene encoding ATP phosphoribosyltransferase: MLTVALPKGELLKNSIRLLQAVGLDFSAFLDSGTRQLQIPDTKGVAKALLVRAQDVPVYVEYGQAQLGVVGYDVLREKQPQVAHLVDLQFGHCRMSVAVKASSSYRSPLDLPPHGRVASKYVNCAREYFHSLDLPVEIVPLYGSVELGPITGMSEAIVDLVSTGRTLRENGLIEIASLYQSTARLIAHPLSYRLNTGNLSDVIGKLRESVLVGV, encoded by the coding sequence ATGTTGACTGTTGCATTGCCAAAAGGGGAACTACTTAAAAATAGCATCCGCTTGCTACAAGCTGTCGGATTAGATTTTAGTGCTTTTTTAGATTCAGGAACTCGCCAACTTCAAATTCCTGATACTAAGGGAGTTGCAAAAGCTTTACTGGTGCGGGCGCAAGATGTGCCTGTTTATGTGGAATATGGTCAAGCACAACTAGGGGTTGTTGGTTACGATGTGTTACGGGAGAAGCAGCCGCAAGTTGCCCACTTGGTAGATTTGCAGTTTGGTCATTGTCGAATGTCAGTAGCGGTAAAAGCATCAAGTTCTTACCGATCGCCTTTAGATTTACCACCGCATGGTAGAGTTGCTTCAAAATATGTGAATTGCGCTCGTGAATATTTCCATAGTCTGGATTTACCTGTGGAAATAGTGCCGTTGTATGGTTCAGTGGAATTAGGCCCAATTACTGGAATGTCAGAAGCGATCGTAGATTTGGTTTCTACAGGGCGAACTTTGCGTGAAAATGGTTTGATTGAAATTGCTAGTCTGTATCAAAGCACGGCGCGGTTGATTGCCCATCCCCTGAGTTACCGCCTGAATACGGGTAATCTGAGTGATGTGATTGGCAAGCTGCGGGAGTCCGTTTTGGTAGGGGTTTAA
- a CDS encoding sensor histidine kinase encodes MFQATRRRLAIWYTAVTAVLLLLFASGVYLYVRTTLIERIDDTLNHVVEIVERCLTTSGCASTLIFEPINTDADKFRINVEASFGNNTETVEDDHIDLEWFSPNGKLLWSTLSEPLNIAIRVNRTGETVRIVKGESENSKFKIPNSPLLLRQVTQRVEVRRQVLGYLRVSHPWFEVTKPSRQLIFDLALGIGLMVLSVGASGWFLSGKAMEPVGESYQRLKQFTADASHELRSPITLIQTNVQVALADLDLAETETTTSLQYRQQLKVVERLTQRLGKLVNDLLFLARQDSGISKDTFSPCPLDALLIEVVEEQQLLVPEKKIALSLNSVDPPISETSPELLENWFTLVGNWDQLVRLFTNLIANALHYTPAGGRVKVELARIEGINRVSGLRNTSAQLQVKVSDTGVGIPAEALPRLFDRFYRVDPARTHRTGNTATASATSSGLGLAIAQAIVEHHHGHIQVESTQGIGTTFTITLPITLES; translated from the coding sequence ATGTTTCAGGCTACTCGCCGCCGTCTTGCAATTTGGTACACTGCTGTCACTGCTGTATTACTGCTACTGTTTGCCAGTGGCGTTTATTTATACGTTCGTACTACACTGATTGAGCGGATTGATGACACCCTTAACCATGTAGTGGAAATAGTGGAGCGTTGCCTTACAACTAGTGGCTGTGCATCTACACTCATATTTGAGCCAATTAATACTGATGCAGATAAATTTCGCATTAATGTAGAAGCCAGTTTTGGTAATAATACCGAGACTGTAGAAGATGACCACATCGACCTAGAATGGTTTAGTCCAAATGGTAAATTACTTTGGTCAACGCTATCTGAACCCCTAAATATTGCCATTCGTGTCAATCGCACTGGTGAAACTGTGCGCATAGTCAAGGGGGAGAGTGAAAATTCAAAATTTAAAATTCCTAACTCCCCACTCTTATTACGACAAGTCACCCAACGCGTAGAAGTGAGACGACAAGTATTAGGATATCTGCGTGTTAGTCATCCCTGGTTTGAAGTTACTAAACCTAGTCGCCAGTTAATTTTTGATTTGGCATTAGGTATTGGGTTAATGGTGCTTTCCGTAGGCGCAAGTGGTTGGTTTCTTTCGGGTAAAGCGATGGAACCAGTGGGTGAGTCTTATCAACGTCTTAAACAATTCACTGCTGATGCTTCCCACGAACTTAGAAGTCCTATCACTTTGATTCAAACTAATGTGCAAGTTGCGCTTGCTGACTTGGATTTAGCAGAGACAGAAACGACTACTTCTTTGCAATATCGACAACAGTTAAAGGTGGTGGAACGGTTAACGCAGCGTTTGGGTAAGTTAGTCAATGATTTACTCTTCCTAGCCCGACAGGATAGTGGTATTAGCAAAGATACTTTTTCACCTTGTCCGTTGGACGCTTTGCTAATAGAGGTGGTTGAAGAACAACAATTGTTAGTCCCTGAGAAAAAAATCGCCCTTTCTCTAAACTCAGTCGATCCTCCTATTTCTGAAACTAGCCCCGAATTACTGGAAAATTGGTTTACTCTTGTAGGTAATTGGGATCAATTGGTGCGGTTGTTCACAAATTTAATTGCTAACGCTTTGCATTACACTCCAGCAGGTGGACGAGTGAAAGTGGAGTTAGCGCGGATAGAGGGAATAAATCGTGTTTCTGGACTACGTAACACCAGTGCCCAGTTGCAAGTTAAGGTGAGTGATACCGGAGTCGGAATTCCAGCCGAAGCATTACCACGCTTGTTTGATCGCTTTTATCGAGTAGATCCGGCACGTACTCATAGGACGGGGAATACAGCTACAGCCAGCGCTACTAGTTCAGGATTGGGATTAGCGATCGCTCAAGCTATTGTCGAACATCATCACGGTCATATTCAAGTTGAAAGTACCCAAGGCATTGGCACTACCTTTACTATCACTTTACCAATAACTCTTGAGTCTTAA
- a CDS encoding tetratricopeptide repeat protein: MKQRLVFPCQKLGLICVGAISCPQVLLHSFLLLAFLLSPVAGAVDITEQLHRPLNNSVGRQSRDEADGLLRIAEQEYASGHGDKTITSCLRALELYHSIGDLKAQGLTYNLLAKAYVQLGNSKEAEDAFRRGLAIARDTKDFQSQIFVLNNIGTYLLQQGESVAAGKTVEDALTIARSVKNIEGEGLSLSNLGLVSARLGDYNKAIKLYENALIFRRQTGDAIGEANTLNNLGDAYLASGNYQDTIATYGEVMQTAKTNRDRTNQLRAIDGLVTAHTAVGRYERAFDLLEQRLALAKELQNLREELKSFESYAQLYKQQGNYLTARNFYERAIILARTLQDSKQEVQLLDQLTKMLQRK, encoded by the coding sequence ATGAAACAACGGCTTGTATTTCCCTGCCAAAAGCTAGGCTTAATTTGTGTAGGTGCGATTTCTTGTCCCCAGGTACTTTTACACAGCTTTTTATTGTTAGCTTTTTTGCTGAGTCCTGTAGCGGGTGCGGTTGATATTACCGAACAACTCCATCGCCCTTTAAATAATTCTGTTGGGCGACAATCAAGAGATGAAGCAGACGGTTTGCTGCGTATTGCTGAACAAGAATACGCTTCAGGACATGGCGACAAAACAATTACGTCTTGTTTGCGGGCATTGGAACTATATCATTCCATTGGCGACTTGAAAGCACAAGGTCTAACGTACAATTTGCTTGCTAAGGCTTATGTGCAGCTTGGTAATTCAAAAGAGGCGGAAGATGCTTTCAGAAGAGGATTAGCGATCGCTCGTGATACTAAAGACTTCCAATCTCAGATTTTTGTGCTGAATAATATCGGTACATATCTGCTGCAACAAGGCGAATCTGTTGCTGCTGGTAAAACAGTTGAAGATGCACTGACAATTGCTCGCAGTGTCAAAAATATTGAAGGTGAAGGACTGTCTTTAAGTAATTTAGGTTTGGTAAGTGCCAGGTTGGGAGATTATAACAAGGCGATTAAACTGTACGAAAATGCTTTAATTTTCCGCCGTCAGACTGGCGATGCTATTGGTGAAGCAAATACCTTAAATAATTTAGGAGATGCTTATTTAGCATCTGGAAATTATCAAGATACCATTGCTACTTATGGTGAAGTAATGCAGACAGCTAAAACCAACCGTGATCGCACTAATCAATTACGGGCAATTGACGGTTTAGTTACGGCTCACACTGCTGTAGGACGTTACGAACGCGCCTTTGACTTACTAGAGCAGCGTTTAGCACTCGCTAAAGAATTACAAAATTTACGCGAAGAATTAAAATCTTTTGAATCTTATGCTCAGTTATATAAGCAACAAGGTAATTATTTAACTGCCCGCAATTTTTACGAAAGGGCAATTATACTGGCGCGGACATTGCAAGACAGCAAACAAGAAGTGCAATTGCTGGATCAGTTAACTAAAATGCTTCAGCGAAAGTAG
- a CDS encoding RNA polymerase subunit sigma-70, producing MQIPHFPEANHPLVKSLFHHSDHELLTLFQRYPDAGKYFTVIFCRYSPIVYTLIRHSARSPVQADYLFALTWRHIYYELGGLKLTDSESGEEALTMQNWLINMTAFCINEIKLPPTEAIHYSLQATSPPLWCYVEQALDQLPPVLRLIVLMAQTFHWSETRIAAYLQAEGEAIAPNEVANFLQEGYRMLEDKLPTDIRTIYFGEDLFKSKT from the coding sequence GTGCAAATTCCTCATTTTCCCGAAGCTAATCACCCACTGGTGAAATCGCTGTTCCATCACAGTGACCATGAACTACTGACTCTGTTTCAGCGCTATCCAGATGCTGGAAAGTACTTTACGGTGATTTTTTGCCGCTATAGCCCCATAGTTTACACCTTAATTCGGCATTCGGCGCGATCGCCTGTGCAAGCAGATTATCTGTTTGCCCTCACCTGGCGACATATATATTACGAACTCGGTGGACTAAAGTTAACTGACTCTGAATCAGGTGAAGAAGCTTTGACCATGCAGAATTGGTTAATTAATATGACAGCTTTCTGTATAAATGAGATTAAACTACCACCCACAGAAGCAATTCATTATTCTCTGCAAGCGACTTCGCCGCCGCTATGGTGCTATGTAGAACAGGCGTTAGACCAACTACCACCAGTTTTACGATTAATTGTATTAATGGCTCAAACTTTCCACTGGAGTGAAACTAGAATCGCTGCTTATCTACAAGCTGAAGGAGAAGCGATCGCTCCTAATGAAGTAGCCAATTTTCTCCAAGAAGGCTATCGTATGCTAGAGGACAAATTGCCCACAGATATCCGCACCATATACTTTGGGGAAGATTTATTTAAATCAAAAACTTAA
- a CDS encoding glyoxalase-like domain protein, whose product MVIAVSVISFLLSPLTLGSFLPSLPLDSLFSTQGIMVMLLAAYAGAMWMFLTSAPKVHTVMVSDLEIARQLYEGLLDLPAAEVPLHYYYNYEQTIGATGIDPLYMSTGPSLSSKMMNNANDGLWYQLKKNTQLHVITGASLGSKNQQRHVCFDHDCLEMILMRVETRGLKLKIRNQKPLNFLVKDYEGRVIEVAEVAN is encoded by the coding sequence ATGGTTATAGCAGTTAGTGTCATATCGTTCCTGCTCAGTCCCCTTACTTTAGGCTCCTTTCTGCCTTCCCTGCCCTTAGATAGCCTGTTCTCCACCCAAGGCATTATGGTGATGCTACTAGCAGCTTACGCTGGTGCTATGTGGATGTTTCTCACCAGTGCCCCAAAAGTACACACTGTAATGGTGTCAGATTTGGAGATTGCCCGACAATTGTATGAAGGGCTGCTAGATTTGCCAGCAGCTGAGGTGCCATTGCACTACTACTACAACTACGAACAAACTATAGGCGCAACTGGCATCGATCCGTTATATATGTCTACTGGCCCGAGCTTGTCTAGCAAAATGATGAATAATGCTAACGATGGGCTGTGGTATCAATTGAAGAAAAACACCCAGCTACACGTCATTACTGGTGCAAGTTTAGGTAGCAAAAATCAGCAACGCCACGTTTGTTTTGACCACGACTGCCTGGAAATGATTTTAATGCGAGTCGAAACGCGCGGTTTGAAATTGAAGATTCGTAACCAGAAACCCCTGAACTTTTTAGTCAAGGACTATGAAGGGCGAGTCATTGAAGTAGCTGAGGTAGCAAATTAG